In Streptosporangiales bacterium, a single genomic region encodes these proteins:
- a CDS encoding methionine adenosyltransferase: MQENEYLFTSESVTEGHPDKVADQISDAILDAALSVDPYSRVACETLVTTGLAVVAGEITTPEPMDFTGIVRDTIREIGYNAACGYDGDQCAVLTALDKQSPDIAQGVDTAREARSSTSTDQLDSVGAGDQGMMFGYATNETPELMPTPIALAHRLAARLAQVRKDGELPFLRPDGKTQVTVRYVDGVPTSIEKVLISTQHEDGTEHRLPAALWENVVTPVLPRELYDPAELRTNLFVNPTGRFVIGGPVGDAGLTGRKIIVDTYGGFARHGGGAFSGKDPSKVDRSAAYAARYVAKNLVAAGLADRVEIQVAYAIGVARPLSLLVETFGTEKVSRTRIAELVSEHFDLRPAAFRDYLKLHRPIYRKTAAYGHFGRDDPDFTWEQTDRADVLRSAAGLPAR, translated from the coding sequence ATGCAGGAGAACGAGTATCTGTTCACCTCCGAGTCGGTGACCGAGGGCCACCCGGACAAGGTCGCCGACCAGATCTCCGACGCGATCCTCGACGCGGCGTTGAGCGTCGACCCGTACTCACGCGTCGCGTGCGAGACGCTCGTCACGACCGGCCTCGCGGTCGTCGCCGGGGAGATCACGACCCCGGAGCCGATGGACTTCACCGGCATCGTCCGCGACACCATCAGGGAGATCGGTTACAACGCCGCATGCGGCTACGACGGTGACCAGTGCGCCGTCCTCACCGCACTCGACAAGCAGTCACCCGACATCGCGCAGGGCGTCGACACTGCGCGCGAGGCACGGAGCTCGACGAGCACCGACCAGCTCGACAGCGTCGGCGCGGGCGACCAGGGCATGATGTTCGGCTACGCCACGAACGAGACGCCCGAGCTGATGCCGACGCCGATCGCGTTGGCCCATCGGCTCGCGGCCAGGCTCGCGCAGGTGCGCAAGGACGGCGAGCTGCCCTTCCTGCGGCCCGACGGCAAGACGCAGGTGACCGTGCGCTACGTCGACGGCGTGCCGACCTCGATCGAGAAGGTGCTGATCTCGACCCAGCACGAGGACGGCACCGAGCATCGCCTGCCCGCCGCGTTGTGGGAGAACGTCGTGACACCGGTCCTTCCGCGTGAGCTCTACGATCCGGCCGAGCTGCGGACCAACCTGTTCGTGAACCCGACCGGCCGGTTCGTCATCGGCGGCCCCGTCGGTGACGCTGGTCTCACCGGACGCAAGATCATCGTCGACACCTACGGTGGGTTCGCAAGGCACGGCGGCGGCGCGTTCTCCGGCAAGGACCCGTCGAAGGTCGACAGGTCCGCGGCGTACGCGGCGCGGTACGTCGCCAAGAACCTCGTCGCCGCCGGCCTCGCCGACCGCGTCGAGATCCAGGTGGCCTATGCCATCGGTGTCGCCCGGCCACTGTCGCTGCTCGTCGAGACGTTCGGCACCGAGAAGGTCTCGCGGACCAGGATCGCCGAGCTCGTGTCCGAGCACTTCGACCTCAGGCCCGCGGCCTTCCGCGACTACCTCAAGCTGCACCGCCCGATCTACCGCAAGACCGCGGCGTACGGGCACTTCGGCAGGGACGACCCCGACTTCACCTGGGAGCAGACGGACCGGGCCGACGTGCTGCGCAGCGCGGCCGGCCTTCCCGCGCGGTGA
- a CDS encoding carbohydrate kinase family protein has product MRTVVTGSIATDYLMVFPGRFSELFIADKLDSVSLSFLVDELHLRPGGTAANIAFGLARFGLRPLLVGAVGGDFAEYRDWLERGGVDTTWVHVSSTRHTSRFLCTTDAVDNQIASFYAGAMEEARQIALVPIVRELGGVDVVLISPNDPLAMVRHTEECRANRYPFAADPGQQLARMEGDRIRHLVDHATYLFTNEYERELLLQKTGWTDTQVLGRVGTWITTYGAKGVGIESREAARVHVDPTPAGDTADPTGVGDSFRAGFFAGVGWGLDLERAAQVGCVLATLTLEAVGPQEYDLDPGVFVRRFEETYGPAAAAEVENRVGRPHADIVRPDVEGP; this is encoded by the coding sequence ATGCGCACCGTCGTCACCGGCTCGATCGCGACCGACTACCTGATGGTGTTCCCCGGCAGGTTCAGCGAGCTGTTCATCGCCGACAAGCTCGACAGCGTCTCGCTGTCGTTCCTCGTCGACGAGCTGCACCTGCGCCCGGGCGGCACCGCGGCCAACATCGCGTTCGGCCTGGCGCGGTTCGGCCTGCGTCCGCTCCTCGTCGGTGCCGTCGGCGGCGACTTCGCCGAGTACCGCGACTGGCTGGAACGGGGTGGCGTCGACACCACGTGGGTGCACGTGTCGTCGACGCGGCACACGTCGCGGTTCCTGTGCACGACCGACGCCGTGGACAACCAGATCGCGTCGTTCTACGCGGGCGCGATGGAGGAGGCGCGGCAGATCGCCCTGGTGCCGATCGTGCGTGAGCTCGGCGGCGTCGACGTCGTGCTCATCAGTCCGAACGACCCGCTCGCGATGGTGCGGCACACCGAGGAGTGCCGCGCGAACCGGTATCCGTTCGCCGCGGATCCCGGCCAGCAGCTCGCTCGCATGGAGGGCGACAGGATCCGTCACCTGGTCGACCACGCGACGTACCTGTTCACCAACGAGTACGAGCGCGAGCTGCTGCTGCAGAAGACCGGCTGGACGGACACCCAGGTGCTCGGCCGGGTGGGGACGTGGATCACCACGTACGGAGCCAAGGGCGTGGGCATCGAGTCCCGGGAGGCTGCCCGCGTGCACGTCGACCCGACGCCCGCGGGCGACACCGCCGACCCCACGGGCGTCGGTGACTCGTTCCGTGCGGGGTTCTTCGCCGGCGTCGGCTGGGGTCTCGACCTCGAGCGCGCCGCGCAGGTGGGGTGCGTGCTCGCGACGCTGACCCTCGAGGCGGTGGGTCCACAGGAGTACGACCTCGACCCCGGTGTTTTCGTCCGGCGGTTCGAGGAGACGTACGGACCCGCGGCCGCGGCCGAGGTCGAGAACCGCGTGGGGCGGCCGCATGCCGACATCGTCCGGCCCGACGTGGAGGGACCATGA